A single window of Nocardioides kongjuensis DNA harbors:
- a CDS encoding peptidoglycan D,D-transpeptidase FtsI family protein encodes MNKPIRAVSIFCMFLFLALMANVTYVQFVKSGSYNKDPRNARVAEASYSRERGQIIVGDEPVATSKPVDDRYKYLRVYPEAGARMFAPVTGYLQLGSQTGIERSQNAVLTGEDPQLFVTRLVDLLKGETAQGGNVVLTLDAAAQKAAFEGLRDTLGPRGEGSVVAIQPKTGRILAMASYPSYDPNELASHDSAKASAAYQQLDADEREPLLNRAIRTRLFPGSTFKLVTAAAAIENGKFHAGDQVPAGATYQPPGTSHRIANDGRSQCSPAKISFATAMEWSCNTTFAQLAVDVGPDKMRAQAEAFGFNSDYLRDLQGQVQSVYPADVEVPESEGGGTRELSLAETAQTGIGQNTVQATPLQMAMVTAAIANQGTLMRPYLVEKVQTAGFNVLRTSEPEVFNEHAVSAQTAGELTQLLEATVDNGTASPAAIPGVKVAGKTGTAQRGDSLCSAGGKPPYAWFVSFAPAEDAEVAVAVMIEEAPDVACGEIAGGQLGGPIAKAVMEAVLKK; translated from the coding sequence ATGAACAAGCCGATCCGCGCAGTGTCCATCTTCTGCATGTTCTTGTTCCTCGCCCTGATGGCGAACGTGACCTACGTGCAGTTCGTGAAGTCCGGCTCCTACAACAAGGACCCGCGCAACGCCCGCGTCGCCGAGGCGTCCTACAGCCGCGAGCGGGGCCAGATCATCGTCGGCGACGAGCCGGTGGCGACGAGCAAGCCGGTCGACGACCGCTACAAGTACCTGCGCGTCTACCCCGAGGCCGGCGCCCGGATGTTCGCCCCGGTCACCGGCTACCTGCAGCTCGGCAGCCAGACCGGCATCGAGCGCAGCCAGAACGCCGTGCTCACCGGCGAGGACCCGCAGCTGTTCGTGACCCGGCTGGTCGACCTGCTCAAGGGCGAGACCGCGCAGGGCGGCAACGTCGTGCTCACCCTCGACGCGGCCGCGCAGAAGGCCGCGTTCGAGGGCCTGCGCGACACCCTCGGCCCGCGCGGCGAGGGCTCCGTGGTGGCGATCCAGCCGAAGACCGGCCGGATCCTCGCGATGGCCAGCTACCCGTCGTACGACCCCAACGAGCTGGCCAGCCACGACTCGGCGAAGGCCTCGGCCGCCTACCAGCAGCTCGACGCCGACGAGCGGGAGCCGCTGCTCAACCGGGCGATCCGCACCCGGCTGTTCCCGGGCTCCACGTTCAAGCTCGTGACCGCGGCGGCGGCGATCGAGAACGGCAAGTTCCACGCCGGCGACCAGGTCCCCGCAGGCGCGACCTACCAGCCGCCGGGCACCAGCCACCGGATCGCCAACGACGGGCGCAGCCAGTGCAGCCCGGCCAAGATCTCCTTCGCGACGGCCATGGAGTGGTCGTGCAACACGACCTTCGCGCAGCTCGCGGTCGACGTCGGCCCCGACAAGATGCGCGCCCAGGCCGAGGCCTTCGGCTTCAACAGCGACTACCTGCGCGACCTGCAGGGCCAGGTCCAGTCGGTCTACCCGGCCGACGTCGAGGTCCCCGAGAGCGAGGGCGGCGGCACCCGCGAGCTGAGCCTCGCCGAGACCGCGCAGACCGGCATCGGCCAGAACACCGTGCAGGCGACGCCCCTGCAGATGGCGATGGTCACCGCCGCGATCGCCAACCAGGGCACGCTGATGCGGCCCTACCTCGTCGAGAAGGTGCAGACGGCCGGCTTCAACGTGCTGCGCACGAGCGAGCCCGAGGTGTTCAACGAGCACGCCGTGTCGGCCCAGACCGCCGGCGAGCTGACCCAGCTGCTCGAGGCGACGGTCGACAACGGCACGGCGTCGCCGGCCGCGATCCCCGGCGTCAAGGTGGCCGGCAAGACGGGCACGGCGCAGCGCGGCGACTCCCTGTGCAGCGCGGGCGGCAAGCCGCCGTACGCCTGGTTCGTCTCCTTCGCGCCCGCGGAGGACGCCGAGGTGGCGGTGGCAGTCATGATCGAAGAGGCGCCCGACGTGGCGTGCGGCGAGATCGCGGGCGGCCAGCTCGGTGGTCCGATCGCGAAGGCAGTGATGGAAGCGGTGTTGAAGAAGTGA
- a CDS encoding FtsW/RodA/SpoVE family cell cycle protein — MPANSALMGFVHRRRRGAELFLLVLALIVGIGAYAAVGLGVDGEVPANLIGYGGWLTLLVVAAHVAVRIVAPYADPVLLPVVAALNGLGLAIIHRVDLAKDTGLASQQLTWMTLGVALFVGTLVALPDHRLLARFTYTSGLAAIVLLVLPMVPGLGTSINGAKIWISLGPFSFQPGEVAKLLLVITFAGYLVVHRDALALAGRRVVFVDLPRGRDLGPILMMWVVSLGILVLQRDLGSSLLFFGLFLVMLYVATERPGWLVVGALLFFGGATAAYRIFGHVQSRVDIWLHPFADADGKGYQLVQALYGFAWGGLVGRGLGEGMPQRVPYVESDFILAAIGEELGLTAVMAVLLLYGLVVERALRAALISRDGFGKLVATGLAAVFALQVFVVIGGVTRLIPLTGLTTPFLSYGGSSLVVNWVIIAILLRISDQARRPLPDLAPDAEDPDEQATQIVKVVTER, encoded by the coding sequence ATGCCCGCCAACTCCGCGCTGATGGGATTCGTGCACCGCCGCCGGCGGGGCGCGGAGCTGTTCCTGCTCGTGCTCGCCCTGATCGTCGGCATCGGCGCCTACGCCGCGGTCGGCCTGGGTGTCGACGGCGAGGTGCCCGCCAACCTGATCGGGTACGGCGGCTGGCTGACCCTGCTCGTCGTGGCGGCCCACGTCGCGGTCCGCATCGTCGCGCCCTACGCCGACCCGGTGCTGCTGCCCGTCGTGGCCGCCCTCAACGGCCTGGGCCTGGCGATCATCCACCGCGTCGACCTGGCCAAGGACACCGGCCTGGCGAGCCAGCAGCTGACCTGGATGACGCTCGGCGTCGCGCTCTTCGTCGGCACGCTCGTCGCGCTGCCCGACCACCGGCTCCTCGCGCGGTTCACCTACACCTCCGGCCTGGCCGCGATCGTGCTGCTGGTCCTGCCGATGGTCCCCGGCCTCGGCACCTCGATCAACGGCGCGAAGATCTGGATCTCGCTCGGCCCGTTCAGCTTCCAGCCGGGCGAGGTCGCCAAGCTGCTGCTCGTCATCACCTTCGCCGGCTACCTCGTGGTCCACCGCGACGCGCTCGCGCTCGCCGGGCGCCGCGTCGTCTTCGTCGACCTGCCCCGCGGCCGCGACCTCGGCCCGATCCTGATGATGTGGGTGGTCAGCCTCGGCATCCTGGTGCTGCAGCGCGACCTCGGCTCCAGCCTGCTGTTCTTCGGCCTCTTCCTGGTCATGCTCTACGTCGCCACCGAGCGTCCCGGCTGGCTGGTCGTCGGCGCCCTCCTGTTCTTCGGCGGCGCCACCGCGGCGTACCGCATCTTCGGCCACGTGCAGAGCCGCGTCGACATCTGGCTGCACCCGTTCGCCGACGCCGACGGCAAGGGCTACCAGCTCGTGCAGGCGCTCTACGGCTTCGCCTGGGGCGGGCTCGTGGGCCGCGGCCTCGGTGAGGGCATGCCCCAGCGGGTGCCGTACGTCGAGTCCGACTTCATCCTCGCCGCCATCGGCGAGGAGCTCGGCCTGACCGCCGTGATGGCGGTGCTGCTGCTCTACGGCCTCGTCGTGGAGCGCGCGCTGCGCGCCGCCCTGATCTCCCGCGACGGCTTCGGCAAGCTGGTCGCGACCGGTCTCGCCGCGGTCTTCGCGCTGCAGGTCTTCGTCGTCATCGGCGGCGTCACGCGGCTGATCCCGCTGACCGGCCTGACCACACCGTTCCTGTCCTACGGCGGGTCGTCCCTGGTCGTGAACTGGGTGATCATCGCGATCCTGCTGCGCATCTCCGACCAGGCCCGCCGTCCCCTGCCGGACCTCGCGCCCGACGCGGAGGACCCGGACGAGCAGGCCACCCAGATCGTGAAGGTGGTGACCGAGCGATGA
- a CDS encoding PP2C family protein-serine/threonine phosphatase, translating to MTEPGNEVPHDPQPDTVDVPLPVTRPLLQLDGYAVSDVGRVRKDNQDSGYSGPWLLAVCDGVGGAARGDIASGTAISELRQLDESPGSVDVIDRVNDGLHEAHVSIGAQVDQDPALNGTSTTATVALFDGQRLAVGHIGDSRAYLLRDGELSQLTNDHTFVQSLIDEGRITEAEARVHPHRNLILKALDGLHDVEPDLFALELVPGDRLFLCSDGACGVLEDDRLTELLSEGTPEFSSIELVRASLDAGSSDNVTCVVADVVDPSEHPPADPMVVGAAADMSRRRARGLFRGHRSGDTGELEPVTAEIPEGVGYAIPEDPIVDPEALRYAPQPPPRFAWARRLLGAAIVLGIVWIALGTAYWWSQQKYYVGEGTGDSDGYVVIYRGVDVPGLSHVYEVSDLEVADLQESTQEEVRGGAMIYGSVERARAAITRIGANGRQAEEPAGTTPPATTTTTPPADSASPFTTPTEGGAADLTTLGPQGS from the coding sequence ATGACCGAGCCCGGCAACGAGGTGCCGCACGACCCCCAGCCCGACACGGTCGACGTACCCCTCCCCGTGACGCGCCCGCTGCTCCAGCTCGACGGGTACGCCGTCTCCGACGTCGGCCGCGTGCGCAAGGACAACCAGGACTCCGGCTACTCCGGCCCGTGGCTGCTGGCCGTGTGTGACGGCGTGGGCGGCGCGGCGCGTGGCGACATCGCCTCCGGTACGGCGATCAGCGAGCTGCGCCAGCTCGACGAGTCGCCCGGCTCGGTCGACGTGATCGACCGGGTCAACGACGGCCTGCACGAGGCGCACGTCTCGATCGGCGCCCAGGTCGACCAGGACCCGGCCCTCAACGGCACCAGCACCACCGCTACGGTCGCGCTGTTCGACGGTCAGCGGCTGGCGGTCGGCCACATCGGCGACTCACGGGCCTACCTGCTGCGCGACGGCGAGCTGTCCCAGCTGACCAACGACCACACCTTCGTGCAGAGCCTGATCGACGAGGGCCGGATCACCGAGGCCGAGGCGCGGGTCCACCCCCACCGCAACCTGATCCTCAAGGCGCTCGACGGCCTCCACGACGTGGAGCCGGACCTGTTCGCGCTCGAGCTGGTGCCGGGCGACCGGCTGTTCCTGTGCAGCGACGGCGCGTGCGGCGTGCTCGAGGACGACCGGCTCACCGAGCTGCTGTCCGAGGGGACGCCCGAGTTCTCCTCGATCGAGCTGGTGCGCGCGAGCCTGGACGCCGGCAGCTCCGACAACGTGACCTGCGTGGTCGCCGACGTGGTCGACCCCTCCGAGCACCCGCCGGCCGACCCGATGGTCGTCGGTGCCGCCGCCGACATGAGCCGGCGCCGGGCGCGCGGCCTGTTCCGCGGCCACCGCTCCGGCGACACCGGCGAGCTCGAGCCGGTGACCGCCGAGATCCCCGAGGGCGTCGGCTACGCGATCCCCGAGGACCCGATCGTCGACCCCGAGGCGCTGCGCTACGCGCCCCAGCCGCCGCCGCGGTTCGCCTGGGCGCGGCGCCTGCTGGGTGCCGCGATCGTGCTCGGCATCGTGTGGATCGCCCTGGGCACGGCGTACTGGTGGAGCCAGCAGAAGTACTACGTCGGCGAGGGCACCGGCGACAGCGACGGGTACGTCGTCATCTACCGCGGCGTCGACGTCCCCGGCCTCTCCCACGTCTACGAGGTCTCCGACCTGGAGGTCGCCGACCTGCAGGAGTCCACGCAGGAGGAGGTCCGGGGCGGCGCGATGATCTACGGCAGCGTGGAGCGGGCCCGCGCGGCGATCACCCGGATCGGCGCCAACGGCCGGCAGGCCGAGGAACCCGCGGGCACCACCCCGCCCGCCACCACGACCACGACGCCGCCGGCCGACTCGGCGTCCCCGTTCACCACCCCGACCGAGGGCGGCGCGGCCGACCTGACCACCCTCGGCCCGCAGGGGTCGTGA
- a CDS encoding rhomboid family intramembrane serine protease: MSTPPVGVPTCYRHSDRETWIHCQRCERPICPDCMREASVGFQCPECVAEGRKSVRQPTAAYGGTPSSNPALTSLVLIGINVVVWIAITASGGNGSRLGEWLALRARGFCLDGDGILVTTEAACKAGVSSTWVPGVSDGGYWELLTSMFTHVQPLHLGFNMLALWFLGPQLERVLGRTRFLAVYLLSGLAGSVTVYWLSSEFGGTVGASGAVFGMMGALVVVAYKIGANPQELLVWIGINVVLTFTLSNVSWQGHFGGLAGGAAIAAVLVFAPKERRTAVQAAGLCVIGAVLVAATVLRTLTLT; the protein is encoded by the coding sequence ATGAGCACCCCTCCGGTCGGAGTGCCGACCTGCTACCGGCACTCCGACCGCGAGACCTGGATCCACTGCCAGCGCTGCGAGCGCCCGATCTGCCCCGACTGCATGCGTGAGGCATCGGTGGGCTTCCAGTGCCCCGAGTGCGTCGCCGAGGGCCGCAAGTCGGTGCGCCAGCCGACAGCCGCGTACGGCGGCACGCCGTCCTCGAACCCCGCCCTCACCTCCCTGGTCCTGATCGGCATCAACGTCGTCGTGTGGATCGCGATCACGGCGTCGGGCGGCAACGGCAGCCGCCTCGGCGAATGGCTCGCCCTGCGGGCGCGCGGCTTCTGTCTCGACGGCGACGGCATCCTCGTCACGACCGAGGCAGCATGCAAGGCCGGCGTCTCTTCGACGTGGGTCCCGGGAGTGTCTGACGGCGGCTACTGGGAGCTGCTGACCAGCATGTTCACCCACGTCCAGCCGCTGCATCTGGGCTTCAACATGCTGGCGCTGTGGTTCCTCGGGCCGCAGCTCGAGCGCGTGCTCGGTCGCACCCGTTTCCTTGCGGTCTACCTCCTGTCCGGCTTGGCCGGCTCGGTGACGGTCTACTGGTTGTCCTCCGAGTTCGGGGGCACCGTCGGCGCCTCCGGCGCGGTCTTCGGGATGATGGGCGCGCTCGTGGTCGTCGCCTACAAGATCGGCGCGAACCCCCAGGAGCTCCTGGTGTGGATCGGCATCAACGTGGTCTTGACCTTCACTCTCTCGAACGTCTCCTGGCAAGGACACTTCGGCGGCTTGGCCGGCGGTGCCGCGATCGCCGCCGTCCTCGTGTTCGCGCCGAAGGAACGTCGGACAGCCGTCCAGGCGGCCGGCCTGTGCGTGATCGGTGCCGTGCTCGTGGCCGCCACCGTGCTCCGCACGCTCACCCTCACCTGA
- a CDS encoding FHA domain-containing protein FhaB/FipA, whose translation MSELTLFLVRIAYLAILWIFVLSAISVIRSDMFGARVPAPAAPGKQPRAPKPASPRRGQPTKVEVVQGVNTGIVADLSQAPVLIGRGNDAAIRLDDDYVSTRHARIVESGGQWYVEDLGSTNGTYLGSQRLTQPVPVGLGSQIRVGKTIVELRK comes from the coding sequence GTGTCTGAGCTGACCCTGTTCCTCGTCCGGATCGCCTACCTCGCGATCTTGTGGATCTTCGTGCTCTCCGCGATCTCGGTGATCCGCTCCGACATGTTCGGTGCCCGGGTGCCGGCGCCGGCCGCACCCGGCAAGCAGCCGCGCGCCCCCAAGCCGGCCAGCCCGCGCCGCGGCCAGCCGACCAAGGTCGAGGTCGTGCAGGGCGTCAACACCGGCATCGTCGCCGACCTCTCGCAGGCGCCGGTGCTGATCGGACGCGGCAACGACGCGGCGATCCGCCTCGACGACGACTACGTCTCCACCCGGCACGCACGGATCGTCGAGTCCGGCGGCCAGTGGTACGTCGAGGACCTCGGCTCCACCAACGGCACCTACCTCGGCAGCCAGCGGCTCACCCAACCGGTCCCGGTCGGTCTGGGCTCGCAGATCCGGGTCGGGAAGACCATCGTGGAGCTGAGGAAGTAG
- a CDS encoding DUF881 domain-containing protein, with protein MTGAHAGGTTGRRPEARNRSRAWRVGTPAVVLLCGALLAVSATNSEGSDLRPGRYTDLAGLVEGEASDYRKVEARYQELSDQVDRLSAGVGDKSVRDARREIAKLRDPAGMTPRTGPGLKITLSDAPEELLDDAVERNKHLDPDEQLNLNRFVVHQQDIQALVNALWRGGASAVTIAGQRVISTTGIRCKGPVVQLQGEPFPQPYVIEAVGDAGELYASVASDPIVAGYRKDADNPLIEMGWDLELEDRIEAPAYDGLVDLQYARPLR; from the coding sequence ATGACGGGTGCCCACGCCGGAGGTACGACGGGCCGCCGACCCGAGGCGCGCAACCGCTCCCGGGCGTGGCGGGTGGGCACCCCTGCGGTGGTGCTGCTGTGTGGTGCGCTGCTCGCCGTCTCGGCGACCAACAGCGAGGGATCCGACCTGCGCCCGGGCCGCTACACCGACCTCGCGGGCCTGGTCGAGGGCGAGGCGTCGGACTACCGCAAGGTCGAGGCCAGGTACCAGGAGCTGTCCGACCAGGTCGACCGGCTCAGCGCCGGCGTCGGCGACAAGAGCGTGCGCGACGCGCGGCGCGAGATCGCGAAGCTGCGCGACCCGGCCGGCATGACGCCCCGCACCGGACCGGGCCTGAAGATCACCCTGTCCGACGCGCCGGAGGAGCTCCTCGACGACGCCGTCGAGCGCAACAAACACCTCGACCCCGACGAGCAGCTCAACCTCAACCGGTTCGTCGTGCACCAGCAGGACATCCAGGCCCTGGTCAACGCGCTGTGGCGCGGCGGCGCCAGTGCCGTCACCATCGCGGGCCAGCGGGTCATCTCCACGACCGGGATCCGCTGCAAGGGCCCGGTCGTCCAGCTCCAGGGCGAGCCGTTCCCGCAGCCCTACGTCATCGAGGCGGTCGGCGACGCGGGCGAGCTCTACGCCTCGGTCGCCAGCGACCCGATCGTCGCCGGCTACCGCAAGGACGCCGACAACCCGCTCATCGAGATGGGCTGGGACCTCGAGCTCGAGGACCGGATCGAGGCGCCGGCGTACGACGGCCTGGTCGACCTGCAGTACGCCCGGCCCCTGCGCTGA
- a CDS encoding cell division protein CrgA gives MAKSSRLSKRKEREVFGDPDRGPLLSIRFAIALVLILGGIGWVLYTYYGIRPSDGWTSTFTKSGKPVQPGGPSFFADLDTKNYLIGFIAFFLGLMVSAHPSTPMGRGRGVVISMLACFLIGLLWICVFYIFLTGNDPKDIPILNDLGQKNLFVGIGFMAVGFAFATRWE, from the coding sequence GTGGCGAAGTCGTCCCGCCTGTCGAAGCGCAAGGAGCGCGAGGTCTTCGGCGACCCCGATCGCGGCCCCCTGCTGAGCATCCGCTTCGCCATCGCGCTGGTGCTGATCCTCGGCGGTATCGGCTGGGTCCTCTACACCTACTACGGCATCCGTCCCTCGGACGGCTGGACCTCGACGTTCACGAAGTCCGGCAAGCCGGTCCAGCCGGGTGGCCCGTCGTTCTTCGCCGACCTCGACACGAAGAACTACCTGATCGGCTTCATCGCGTTCTTCCTCGGCCTGATGGTCTCCGCCCACCCGTCCACCCCGATGGGCCGGGGCCGCGGCGTGGTGATCAGCATGCTGGCCTGCTTCCTCATCGGCCTGCTGTGGATCTGCGTCTTCTACATCTTCTTGACGGGCAACGACCCCAAGGACATCCCGATCCTCAACGACCTGGGCCAGAAGAACCTGTTCGTCGGCATCGGGTTCATGGCCGTCGGCTTCGCCTTCGCCACCCGCTGGGAGTAG
- the pknB gene encoding Stk1 family PASTA domain-containing Ser/Thr kinase produces the protein MTTPPHEPGAGRPVVGGRYELGELLGRGGMAEVRKGTDTRLGRVVAVKRLRTDLASDATFQARFRREAQSSASLNHPAIVAVYDTGEERTTHLDGSTEVVPYIVMEYVAGRTLRDILREGRKILPERALEITSGVLSALDYSHRAGIIHRDIKPGNVMLTPSGDVKVMDFGIARAMSDAQSSMTQTAAVVGTAQYLSPEQARGETVDSRSDVYSAGCLLYELLTGRPPFVGDSPVAVAYQHVREPAVPPSRHEDDLTPEVDAIVMKALAKRVEDRYQSAAQMRADIERYLAGRPVQAVLPAETSETSVVAPRHAAPVEHHETAVRQPLPPDRDRESDRRSRATLWVLLGLLIAALIGTAFFVLPRLFDNTPPPERVPNVVRMTEDDARAAIGKAGFEVGTVSVRNDDTIEAGRVIEQDPVGDDYVEAGSRISFVVSLGKGQFALPSVVEQKRKAAIQTLVDAGIAERNITERECDTDEPKNTVVEQNPAANTMVDQDATVELCLSDGPETVPSVVGMKQAAAEQAIRDAGFVPVVRPASADDTSQKKGRVTEQIPANGTLAKGSNVVIFVSTYEPAPPVTDTDGDGLPDADEAARGTDPTNPDTDGDGVSDGQEVANGTDPLNPLGRVRP, from the coding sequence GTGACCACTCCTCCGCACGAGCCCGGCGCCGGCCGGCCCGTCGTCGGCGGACGGTACGAGCTCGGTGAGCTCCTCGGCCGCGGCGGCATGGCCGAGGTCCGCAAGGGCACCGACACCCGGCTCGGTCGGGTCGTGGCCGTCAAGCGGCTGCGCACCGACCTCGCCAGCGACGCGACCTTCCAGGCCCGCTTCCGCCGCGAGGCGCAGTCGTCCGCGTCGCTGAACCACCCCGCGATCGTCGCGGTCTACGACACCGGCGAGGAGCGCACGACCCACCTCGACGGCAGCACCGAGGTGGTCCCCTACATCGTGATGGAGTACGTCGCCGGCCGCACGCTGCGCGACATCCTGCGTGAGGGCCGCAAGATCCTGCCCGAGCGCGCCCTGGAGATCACCAGCGGCGTGCTGTCGGCGCTCGACTACAGCCACCGCGCCGGGATCATCCACCGCGACATCAAGCCCGGCAACGTCATGCTCACCCCGTCCGGTGACGTGAAGGTGATGGACTTCGGCATCGCCCGCGCGATGAGCGACGCCCAGTCCTCGATGACCCAGACCGCGGCCGTCGTCGGCACCGCCCAGTACCTCTCCCCCGAGCAGGCCCGCGGCGAGACCGTCGACTCCCGCTCCGACGTCTACTCCGCCGGCTGCCTGCTCTACGAGCTGCTGACCGGCCGGCCCCCCTTCGTCGGCGACTCCCCGGTGGCGGTCGCCTACCAGCACGTCCGCGAGCCCGCCGTCCCCCCGTCGCGGCACGAGGACGACCTCACCCCCGAGGTCGACGCCATCGTGATGAAGGCGCTCGCCAAGCGGGTCGAGGACCGCTACCAGTCGGCGGCCCAGATGCGCGCCGACATCGAGCGCTACCTCGCCGGCCGGCCGGTGCAGGCCGTGCTGCCCGCCGAGACCAGCGAGACGTCGGTCGTCGCGCCGCGGCACGCCGCCCCGGTCGAGCACCACGAGACCGCCGTCCGGCAGCCGCTGCCGCCCGACCGCGACCGCGAGAGCGACCGTCGCAGCCGGGCCACCCTGTGGGTCCTCCTGGGCCTGCTGATCGCCGCGCTGATCGGTACGGCGTTCTTCGTGCTGCCCCGGCTCTTCGACAACACGCCGCCGCCGGAGCGGGTGCCGAACGTCGTCCGGATGACCGAGGACGACGCCCGCGCCGCGATCGGCAAGGCCGGTTTCGAGGTCGGCACCGTCAGCGTCCGCAACGACGACACCATCGAGGCCGGCCGCGTCATCGAGCAGGACCCGGTGGGTGACGACTACGTCGAGGCGGGCAGCCGGATCAGCTTCGTGGTCTCGCTCGGCAAGGGTCAGTTCGCGCTGCCGTCCGTGGTCGAGCAGAAGCGCAAGGCGGCGATCCAGACCCTGGTCGACGCGGGCATCGCCGAGCGCAACATCACCGAGCGCGAGTGCGACACCGACGAGCCCAAGAACACCGTCGTCGAGCAGAACCCGGCCGCCAACACGATGGTCGACCAGGACGCCACGGTCGAGCTGTGCCTGTCCGACGGGCCGGAGACGGTGCCGAGCGTGGTCGGCATGAAGCAGGCCGCCGCCGAGCAGGCGATCCGGGACGCCGGCTTCGTGCCGGTCGTCCGACCCGCGTCGGCCGACGACACCAGCCAGAAGAAGGGCCGGGTCACCGAGCAGATCCCCGCAAACGGGACGCTCGCGAAGGGCTCCAACGTCGTCATCTTCGTGTCGACCTACGAGCCGGCACCGCCGGTCACCGACACCGACGGCGACGGGCTGCCGGACGCCGACGAGGCTGCCCGCGGGACCGACCCGACCAACCCGGACACCGACGGCGACGGCGTCAGCGACGGCCAGGAGGTCGCCAACGGGACCGACCCGCTCAACCCGCTGGGCCGCGTGCGTCCCTGA
- a CDS encoding protein kinase domain-containing protein yields MTSEQSRYADRAGRYRLDSMIATGGMGVVWRATDTRLGRPVAVKVLKPEYADDSLFRSRFEGEARSAAALHHPGIAGVYDYGAGEDGGDLPPYLVMELVDGQPLSALLSNARASDRTLDTGVVQDLMAQAADALGVAHRAGIVHRDVKPANLLVTPDRTVKITDFGIARALDSVALTRTGSVMGTPQYLSPEQARGNPSTPASDVYSLGVVAFECLSGRRPFEAETPVATALAHLQQPVPQLPPSVPAPLAAVVRRALAKDPAERYADGAAFAEALRSPEVAAAAATPEPDDGTRVLTGVVPPVPVPVPTPAEPPSQPMRRLDSPSAYAGDARPAPDDDERRKSPWPIALAVIVLVILAVVAAVLLLGNRGDDTPAVDDTSTTPTTEATTESSEPTTEPTTEPTTEAPKTVEVDEDQYTCFSDYHDAVADLRADGLKVTWEQDSRTNDGGCDEGTVSRFSRNGTLTVGDSIVVYYWGPVPEEPTTEPTQPSNPVTLPTAPTDLTGGAQ; encoded by the coding sequence GTGACCTCCGAGCAGAGCAGGTACGCCGACCGGGCCGGTCGCTACCGCCTCGACTCCATGATCGCCACCGGCGGCATGGGCGTGGTCTGGCGCGCGACCGACACCCGGCTCGGCCGGCCGGTCGCGGTCAAGGTCCTCAAGCCCGAGTACGCCGACGACTCGCTGTTCCGCAGCCGGTTCGAGGGCGAGGCGCGCAGTGCCGCCGCGCTGCACCACCCGGGCATCGCGGGGGTCTACGACTACGGCGCCGGTGAGGACGGCGGCGACCTGCCGCCGTACCTCGTCATGGAGCTGGTCGACGGCCAGCCGCTCTCCGCCCTGCTGTCCAACGCCCGCGCCAGCGACCGCACCCTCGACACGGGGGTCGTCCAGGACCTGATGGCGCAGGCCGCCGACGCCCTCGGCGTCGCCCACCGCGCGGGCATCGTGCACCGCGACGTGAAGCCGGCCAACCTGCTGGTCACCCCCGACCGCACGGTCAAGATCACCGACTTCGGCATCGCCCGTGCGCTCGACTCGGTGGCGCTGACCCGCACCGGCTCGGTGATGGGCACGCCGCAGTACCTCAGTCCCGAGCAGGCCCGCGGCAACCCGTCGACGCCCGCCTCCGACGTCTACTCGCTCGGCGTGGTGGCCTTCGAGTGCCTGTCCGGGCGCCGCCCGTTCGAGGCCGAGACGCCGGTCGCGACCGCGCTCGCCCACCTCCAGCAGCCGGTCCCGCAGCTGCCGCCCAGCGTGCCCGCTCCGCTGGCGGCCGTCGTGCGCCGCGCACTGGCCAAGGACCCTGCCGAGCGGTACGCCGACGGCGCCGCCTTCGCGGAGGCGCTGCGCTCGCCCGAGGTCGCGGCCGCGGCGGCGACCCCGGAGCCCGACGACGGCACCCGGGTGCTGACCGGGGTCGTGCCGCCCGTGCCGGTCCCGGTCCCCACTCCCGCCGAGCCGCCGTCCCAGCCGATGCGCCGCCTGGACAGCCCGTCGGCGTACGCCGGCGACGCCCGGCCCGCGCCGGACGACGACGAGCGGCGCAAGTCGCCCTGGCCGATCGCCCTCGCCGTCATCGTGCTCGTCATCCTCGCCGTGGTCGCGGCCGTGCTGCTGCTCGGCAACCGCGGTGACGACACCCCGGCGGTCGACGACACGAGCACGACGCCGACCACCGAGGCGACCACCGAGTCCTCCGAGCCGACCACCGAGCCGACGACGGAGCCGACCACCGAGGCGCCGAAGACCGTCGAGGTCGACGAGGACCAGTACACCTGCTTCAGCGACTACCACGACGCCGTCGCCGACCTGCGCGCCGACGGCCTCAAGGTCACCTGGGAGCAGGACTCCCGGACCAACGACGGCGGCTGCGACGAGGGCACCGTGTCCCGGTTCTCCCGCAACGGCACCCTCACCGTCGGCGACTCGATCGTCGTCTACTACTGGGGCCCGGTCCCCGAGGAGCCGACCACCGAGCCGACCCAGCCCAGCAACCCCGTCACCCTGCCCACCGCTCCCACCGACCTGACAGGTGGTGCCCAGTGA